In a single window of the Orbaceae bacterium lpD04 genome:
- the pheA gene encoding bifunctional chorismate mutase/prephenate dehydratase → MTDNPLLPLRDKITALDKHLLELIAQRRELSTEVVNTKIKANIPVRDIEREQILVRTLIEQGKKHHLDEMLIKRLYQLIIEDSVLLQQRILQENINQNTLKSAKIAFLGPKGSYSHSATRRYASHHFDQIEESPCSSFKDIFEHVENGLVDYGILPIENSSSGSINEVYDLLQKTNLHIIGELSLPIDHCILADKQTTLDKIDTVYSHPQPFQQCSNFLENYPNWKIVYCDSTSSAMEMVAKINQPNVAAMGNKDGGELYGLKVLDHNFANQKENITRFIVLARKEIEVSDQIPAKTTIIMKTGQQAGALVDALLILRNHNIVMNKLESRPIHGNPWEEMFYIDLQGNIETIKMQQALKELSSITLFLKVLGCYPSDSIF, encoded by the coding sequence ATGACAGACAATCCACTACTACCATTGCGAGATAAAATCACCGCATTAGACAAACACCTATTAGAACTTATCGCACAGCGTAGGGAATTATCAACAGAAGTTGTTAATACTAAAATCAAGGCGAATATTCCAGTAAGAGATATTGAACGAGAACAAATTCTAGTTAGAACATTAATTGAACAAGGTAAAAAACACCACCTTGATGAGATGCTTATTAAGCGACTGTATCAGTTGATTATTGAAGATTCGGTACTATTACAACAACGTATTTTGCAAGAAAATATCAATCAAAACACACTAAAATCAGCTAAAATTGCTTTTTTAGGGCCAAAAGGATCTTACTCTCATTCTGCGACTCGTCGTTATGCAAGTCACCATTTTGATCAGATCGAAGAATCCCCATGTTCAAGCTTCAAGGATATTTTTGAACATGTTGAAAATGGATTAGTTGATTACGGTATATTGCCAATTGAAAATAGTAGTTCAGGCTCAATTAATGAAGTTTACGATTTGCTACAAAAAACAAATTTACATATTATTGGAGAGCTGTCATTACCCATTGATCACTGCATTTTAGCAGATAAGCAAACAACACTAGATAAAATTGATACAGTTTATAGCCATCCACAGCCATTTCAACAATGCAGTAATTTCTTAGAAAATTATCCTAATTGGAAAATTGTGTATTGTGATAGTACGTCATCAGCGATGGAAATGGTTGCAAAGATAAACCAACCAAACGTTGCAGCTATGGGCAATAAAGATGGTGGCGAACTTTATGGATTAAAAGTATTGGATCATAACTTTGCAAATCAAAAAGAAAATATTACCCGTTTTATTGTATTGGCACGTAAAGAGATCGAAGTCTCCGATCAGATCCCAGCAAAAACGACCATAATAATGAAAACTGGCCAACAAGCTGGTGCACTTGTCGATGCATTATTAATTTTGCGCAATCATAATATTGTGATGAACAAATTAGAATCACGCCCTATTCATGGTAATCCTTGGGAAGAAATGTTCTATATTGATCTACAGGGAAATATTGAAACAATAAAAATGCAACAAGCGCTGAAAGAACTATCGTCAATTACATTATTTTTAAAAGTTCTGGGTTGTTATCCTAGCGATAGTATATTTTAA
- a CDS encoding heavy metal response regulator transcription factor, whose amino-acid sequence MKLLVVEDEVKTGEYLRQGLLESGFIVDLTNNGLDGYHRAMTEEYDLIILDVMLPDISGWKIIQSLREGGKDTQIILLTAMGSVEDKVKGFNLGADDYLVKPFSFAELLARIKSLLRRNVPQVNMHQLSIADLVMDLPKRTVMRNKKRIDLTNKEFLLLEYFLRYQGEVLPRSLIASQVWDMNFDSDTNVIDVAIRRLRNKIDANFEPKLIHTIRGMGYKLDVITEDEL is encoded by the coding sequence ATGAAATTATTAGTTGTTGAAGATGAAGTAAAAACAGGAGAATATCTTCGCCAAGGTCTGCTCGAATCTGGCTTTATTGTTGATCTGACTAACAATGGATTAGATGGCTATCATCGAGCAATGACTGAAGAATATGATCTAATTATATTAGATGTCATGTTACCCGATATTAGTGGCTGGAAAATAATACAATCTTTACGTGAAGGCGGTAAAGATACACAAATAATATTGCTTACAGCAATGGGAAGCGTTGAAGATAAGGTCAAAGGATTTAATCTTGGCGCTGATGATTATTTAGTAAAACCATTTTCATTTGCAGAATTACTGGCTCGAATTAAGTCACTATTAAGACGCAATGTGCCACAAGTTAATATGCATCAATTAAGTATTGCAGATTTAGTCATGGATTTACCCAAACGCACAGTGATGCGTAATAAAAAACGTATTGATTTAACCAATAAAGAATTCTTACTTTTAGAATACTTTTTACGTTATCAAGGAGAGGTATTGCCTCGTTCACTTATCGCATCACAGGTTTGGGATATGAACTTTGATAGTGATACTAATGTTATTGATGTTGCAATACGCCGATTGCGTAATAAAATTGATGCCAATTTTGAGCCAAAATTGATTCATACAATCCGTGGAATGGGTTATAAACTTGATGTTATTACCGAAGACGAATTATAG
- a CDS encoding heavy metal sensor histidine kinase, which translates to MLLPKTNYSSKFHLPTVIRMPLIACLSTCALLYTLSYFIESSFEKYIITQNAIELHSVIDSVERELSYYDSNKEISELIPNILLILTSHSQLFINISDENNNILYKTRGPDLPQIFKKKNIDDLIVSDGTTIWDYGHSSYQINASRAISADNKKYLITVAISRNLQLEFTQRLHNGLLIIIMICCILVPLGTLFTIYLTQKPINRLIKKISSINSKSLNERIPRSFVPAKYSSLVDAFNEMISRMDSIFQRQHDFTADIAHEMRTPITNLTTQTQIALGNARTTAEYKEILYSNLEEFERLSQIITDMLFLAQADNKQLVPQLVEIDLASVYITMFDYYEYLSEEKNITLKLEGYCPSILGDHLMIRRAISNLLSNAIRHTPNGETITVTLSKISNKRIKVVTSNPGKPIEAKHLPLLFDRFYRTDESRQRNNEGTTGTGIGLAIVKSIVEAHKGEITVESDDKSTRFIIYFPTLLKNKKSQ; encoded by the coding sequence ATGTTATTACCGAAGACGAATTATAGTTCTAAGTTTCATCTTCCAACAGTCATTAGAATGCCACTTATTGCATGCCTATCGACGTGCGCGCTACTCTATACGCTGAGTTATTTTATTGAAAGCTCTTTTGAAAAATATATCATTACTCAAAATGCGATAGAGCTACACTCTGTTATTGATTCTGTTGAACGTGAATTATCCTACTATGATTCAAACAAAGAAATCAGTGAATTAATTCCTAATATTCTACTGATTTTAACAAGTCATTCTCAGCTATTTATTAATATCTCAGATGAAAACAATAATATTTTATATAAAACACGTGGGCCTGATTTACCGCAAATTTTTAAGAAAAAAAATATTGATGATCTTATTGTTAGCGATGGTACAACGATTTGGGATTATGGACATAGCTCATATCAAATAAATGCATCAAGAGCAATTAGCGCTGATAATAAAAAATACCTAATCACGGTTGCGATTAGCCGAAATTTACAATTAGAATTTACTCAGCGATTACATAATGGCTTATTAATAATAATTATGATTTGCTGTATCCTCGTACCATTAGGTACCCTATTCACTATTTACTTAACACAAAAACCCATTAACCGATTGATTAAAAAAATTAGTTCAATTAACTCAAAAAGTTTAAATGAACGTATTCCGAGATCATTTGTCCCAGCTAAATATAGCAGCTTAGTTGATGCATTTAATGAAATGATTTCAAGAATGGATTCAATTTTTCAAAGACAACATGATTTCACCGCTGACATTGCTCATGAAATGCGTACACCAATTACCAATTTAACTACGCAAACACAAATCGCACTAGGCAATGCAAGAACCACTGCCGAATATAAAGAAATTCTTTATTCAAATCTGGAAGAGTTTGAACGCTTATCACAAATTATTACTGATATGCTATTTTTAGCTCAAGCAGACAACAAACAACTTGTTCCCCAATTAGTCGAAATTGATTTAGCAAGTGTTTACATCACAATGTTTGATTATTATGAATACCTTAGTGAAGAAAAAAATATAACTCTAAAACTAGAAGGCTACTGCCCTTCTATTCTTGGTGATCATTTAATGATAAGGCGAGCAATAAGTAATCTCCTATCAAATGCCATTAGGCATACGCCAAATGGCGAAACAATAACTGTTACGCTAAGTAAAATAAGTAATAAACGGATAAAAGTGGTAACATCAAATCCAGGTAAGCCGATTGAAGCGAAGCATCTTCCATTACTTTTTGATCGTTTTTATCGAACTGACGAATCTCGTCAACGAAACAATGAAGGAACAACCGGTACAGGCATCGGACTTGCGATTGTTAAATCAATTGTTGAGGCTCATAAAGGTGAAATTACAGTTGAATCAGATGATAAATCAACTCGGTTTATAATTTACTTTCCTACTTTATTAAAAAATAAAAAGTCTCAATAG
- the mutY gene encoding A/G-specific adenine glycosylase has protein sequence MIKFSDHILDWYDKHGRKTLPWQIEKTPYHVWLSEVMLQQTQVVTVIPYFTRFIASFPTITDLAKAPIDDVLHLWTGLGYYARARNLHKTAKIIAEKFAGIFPTQFDDVLNLPGIGRSTAGAILSLSQKQHFAILDGNVKRVLSRYFAIEGWPGNKSIENQLWQLSEHVTPQKEVDKFNQAMMDIGAIICTRSKPKCKQCPLRQGCIAFKNDSWQCYPTKKPKKTLPTKTAYFLVLAKNKTIWLEKRPPAGIWGGLYCFPQFSSYDDISIWLKKMAIITQKPTQLIALKHTFSHFHLDMVPIYAQIEQNKACLDESHGCWYNLSSPPLIGLATPVNNLLKQLSIEIQ, from the coding sequence ATGATAAAATTTTCTGATCACATTTTAGATTGGTACGATAAGCACGGGCGTAAAACGCTACCTTGGCAAATTGAAAAAACGCCTTATCATGTTTGGTTATCTGAAGTCATGTTACAACAAACTCAAGTTGTAACAGTTATTCCATACTTTACTCGTTTTATTGCTAGTTTCCCAACGATAACCGATCTTGCCAAAGCCCCAATAGATGATGTTCTTCATTTATGGACGGGCCTTGGCTATTATGCTAGAGCTCGTAACTTACATAAAACCGCAAAAATTATTGCAGAAAAATTTGCTGGAATATTTCCAACCCAATTTGATGATGTCTTAAATTTGCCGGGAATTGGGCGCTCGACGGCTGGAGCAATATTATCACTATCACAAAAACAGCACTTTGCAATCTTAGATGGAAATGTAAAACGGGTATTATCTCGCTATTTTGCTATTGAAGGATGGCCAGGAAATAAGTCCATTGAAAATCAGTTATGGCAATTATCAGAACATGTTACCCCTCAAAAAGAGGTTGATAAATTTAATCAAGCGATGATGGACATTGGCGCTATTATCTGTACTCGCAGCAAGCCCAAATGCAAACAATGTCCACTAAGGCAAGGCTGTATAGCCTTTAAAAATGATAGCTGGCAATGCTACCCAACTAAAAAGCCCAAAAAAACGTTACCAACAAAAACAGCTTATTTTCTTGTGTTAGCAAAGAACAAAACAATCTGGCTAGAAAAGCGCCCACCTGCTGGAATCTGGGGCGGATTATATTGTTTCCCGCAGTTTTCATCATATGACGACATTTCTATCTGGCTAAAAAAAATGGCAATTATCACTCAAAAGCCAACTCAGTTAATTGCATTAAAGCATACTTTTAGCCATTTTCACTTAGATATGGTACCAATTTATGCTCAAATAGAACAAAATAAGGCATGTTTAGATGAGTCTCACGGTTGCTGGTATAATTTATCCTCACCACCTCTTATCGGACTTGCAACACCCGTTAATAACTTATTAAAGCAATTATCTATCGAAATACAATGA
- the mltC gene encoding membrane-bound lytic murein transglycosylase MltC, producing MIPKITDLKTLSLCALISLLTACSGGSKDSAQTPPTYVKDTNAFNILISQYANNIEQIWGSQEVLIAGPKDYVQYSDNLQTRVHINFVSGKLTIETLSDDPITQLKQAIVTTLLMSEPEDIIKQSQSSVDITKEPFLYKQIVDDIGQPIRWEWRAVRFAQYLINNQLKIRLSDNKQISYVTINLVADHVNERAHKFMPLVRESAAQYHLDERLILAIMEVESNFNPYAVSSSDALGLMQVQQHTAGRDLYSRWGKHGEPSRAFLLEPRNNINLGSAYLALIRDSYLAGINNPISMRYAIITSYNGGAGSVLMTFSKDRKKAVDIINSLTPEQVYNKLISAHASQESRNYLMKVNRILTK from the coding sequence ATGATACCTAAAATAACTGATTTAAAAACATTAAGTTTATGTGCTCTTATTAGTCTACTTACTGCCTGTTCTGGTGGGTCTAAAGATAGTGCTCAAACACCGCCAACTTATGTCAAAGACACCAATGCATTTAATATACTTATTAGCCAATATGCTAATAATATTGAGCAGATTTGGGGTTCTCAAGAAGTATTAATTGCAGGGCCAAAAGATTATGTTCAATATAGTGATAATCTACAAACTCGTGTTCATATTAACTTTGTTTCAGGTAAACTAACCATCGAAACACTATCAGACGATCCTATCACTCAATTAAAACAAGCCATCGTCACAACACTTTTAATGTCTGAACCGGAAGATATTATCAAGCAGTCACAATCGAGCGTTGATATAACAAAAGAACCCTTCTTATATAAACAAATTGTGGATGACATTGGCCAACCTATTCGGTGGGAATGGCGAGCGGTTCGCTTTGCACAGTATCTAATTAATAATCAATTAAAAATTCGCCTATCAGACAACAAACAAATCAGTTATGTCACAATTAATTTAGTTGCAGATCACGTTAATGAACGTGCTCATAAATTTATGCCATTAGTAAGAGAATCAGCCGCACAATATCATCTAGATGAAAGACTCATTTTAGCGATTATGGAAGTTGAATCTAATTTCAATCCGTACGCAGTTAGTAGCAGTGATGCATTAGGCCTAATGCAAGTGCAGCAACATACAGCGGGAAGAGATCTTTATAGCCGCTGGGGTAAACATGGTGAGCCTAGTCGGGCTTTTCTACTTGAACCACGTAATAATATTAATTTAGGAAGCGCGTATCTGGCGTTGATTCGTGATAGCTATTTAGCGGGAATTAATAACCCTATTTCAATGCGATATGCAATCATTACCTCTTATAATGGGGGCGCTGGGAGTGTACTAATGACTTTTTCAAAAGATCGGAAAAAAGCCGTAGATATCATAAACTCACTAACACCAGAGCAAGTATATAATAAATTAATCTCTGCGCATGCATCACAAGAGTCTCGTAATTATTTAATGAAAGTAAATCGTATTTTAACAAAATAG
- the mutM gene encoding bifunctional DNA-formamidopyrimidine glycosylase/DNA-(apurinic or apyrimidinic site) lyase, producing the protein MPELPEVETSRLGILPYLKNQTIADIIIRQPKLRWPIDPDISLAIGQDIIDVKRRAKYLLLQLQQGWIVIHLGMSGSLRILLEDKFVEKHDHVDLVLKNKVILRYTDPRRFGAWLWTPFLEWLPQLQKLGPEPLSDDFDAKYLYQITINKKIPIKTLIMDNHFVVGVGNIYASESLFMAKILPVRLANTLTLKEVKALVISIKTVLTNSIKQGGTTLKDFLQTDGKPGYFVQQLQVYGREEKICFVCNSSIKMKKIGQRSTFYCEHCQK; encoded by the coding sequence ATGCCAGAACTTCCAGAGGTTGAAACTAGTCGGTTAGGTATTTTACCTTATCTCAAAAATCAAACGATTGCAGACATTATCATACGTCAGCCTAAATTGCGTTGGCCTATCGATCCTGATATTTCATTGGCCATTGGGCAAGATATCATTGATGTAAAGCGCCGAGCTAAATATCTATTATTACAACTACAACAAGGTTGGATCGTTATCCATCTAGGGATGTCTGGTAGTCTACGTATTTTGCTTGAGGATAAATTTGTCGAAAAACATGATCATGTTGATTTGGTGTTGAAAAATAAAGTGATATTACGTTACACCGATCCGCGGCGTTTTGGCGCTTGGTTATGGACACCATTTTTAGAATGGCTCCCGCAATTACAAAAATTAGGCCCAGAGCCACTCAGTGATGATTTTGATGCCAAGTATCTTTACCAAATCACGATAAATAAGAAAATTCCGATAAAAACATTAATTATGGATAATCATTTTGTCGTCGGTGTTGGTAATATTTATGCAAGTGAATCGCTATTTATGGCTAAAATATTACCTGTTCGCTTAGCCAATACACTAACATTGAAAGAAGTAAAAGCGCTAGTTATATCAATAAAAACGGTATTAACTAATTCAATTAAACAGGGCGGTACAACGTTGAAAGATTTTTTACAAACCGACGGTAAGCCAGGATATTTTGTTCAGCAACTACAAGTATATGGGCGGGAAGAAAAAATATGTTTCGTTTGTAACTCGTCAATCAAAATGAAAAAAATAGGCCAAAGAAGCACATTTTATTGTGAGCACTGCCAAAAATAA
- the trmA gene encoding tRNA (uridine(54)-C5)-methyltransferase TrmA: MTTSLPENEYQYLLDKKVEKIKAQFDEFELPSLSIYSSPSRHYRMRAEFRIWHNKEELYHVMYDPNTQKRVRIDSFPVASKLINQAMNAIVPLLKSSNILRDKLFQIDYLSTLSNQLLITLIYHCKLGEEWIKEITTLKQALINQGMNVHIVGRASNQKICLDQDYIDEKLNILNHVYTYRQVENSFTQPNAVINIDMLTWAIKATKGISGDLLELYCGNGNFSIALAQNFNQVLATEVAKASVKAAQYNIEVNKLSNVNIIRLSAEEFTDAMNGVRTFKRLKDICLTDYQFNTILVDPPRSGLDENTLDMIVKYQTIIYISCNPLTLKDNLSFICKTHKISQFAIFDQFPYTSHLEVGMVLYKKINNAQSSIVGAQ; this comes from the coding sequence ATGACAACATCTTTACCTGAAAATGAATATCAGTATTTACTTGATAAAAAAGTAGAAAAAATTAAAGCACAATTTGATGAATTTGAATTACCATCACTAAGCATATATTCATCGCCAAGCCGCCATTATCGTATGCGTGCTGAATTTAGGATCTGGCATAACAAAGAAGAGTTATACCATGTTATGTATGATCCTAACACACAAAAAAGAGTTAGGATTGATAGTTTCCCCGTAGCATCAAAGCTCATTAATCAGGCAATGAATGCAATCGTTCCTCTCTTAAAATCAAGTAATATATTACGAGATAAATTGTTTCAAATTGATTATTTATCAACATTAAGTAATCAATTACTCATCACGCTAATTTATCATTGTAAATTGGGTGAAGAGTGGATTAAAGAAATAACGACCTTAAAACAAGCCTTAATTAATCAAGGAATGAACGTCCATATTGTCGGCAGAGCCTCAAATCAAAAAATTTGCTTAGATCAAGATTATATCGATGAAAAATTAAACATACTTAACCATGTTTATACTTATCGTCAAGTTGAAAATAGCTTTACTCAACCGAATGCGGTGATTAATATTGATATGTTAACTTGGGCGATAAAAGCGACTAAAGGGATCTCTGGCGATTTATTAGAACTTTATTGTGGTAATGGCAATTTTTCTATTGCACTAGCACAGAATTTTAATCAAGTATTAGCAACAGAGGTTGCAAAAGCTTCAGTTAAAGCGGCGCAATATAATATTGAAGTTAATAAGCTAAGTAATGTTAATATTATCCGCTTATCAGCGGAAGAATTTACTGATGCGATGAATGGAGTTAGGACTTTTAAGCGCTTAAAGGATATTTGTTTAACTGACTATCAATTCAATACTATTTTAGTCGATCCACCTCGTAGTGGACTTGATGAAAATACGCTTGATATGATAGTAAAATATCAAACAATTATTTATATTTCTTGCAATCCATTAACATTAAAAGATAATTTGTCTTTTATTTGTAAAACTCATAAAATTAGCCAATTCGCAATTTTTGACCAATTCCCTTATACAAGCCATCTAGAAGTCGGTATGGTGTTATATAAAAAAATTAACAATGCACAAAGCAGTATTGTTGGGGCTCAATAA
- a CDS encoding transglycosylase domain-containing protein, protein MKFLNVLKFLLKFAVGCILSGMVIAMVGYFYYSKDLPDVLQLKDVRLQTPMQVLSNDGELIATFGERRRMPLKYEDIPPVMLHAVIATEDSRFYEHYGVDPVGILRSLYIGLKHGSFSQGGSTITQQVAKNFFLTPEKSIGRKIREMILAIRMEKELSKEEIIVLYLNMINFGSRAYGIGSAAYTFFGKQADELTLSQAALLAGLPNAPSAYNPISYPEKALVRRNWVLYRMLDQGFITKEQYEQAIIEPLNVKYHIPKISFSAPYVAEMARQFMYDKFGEKAYTDGYKVYTTISKLDQVAATDAIHDNIINYDMRHGYHGPEKTLWKSDEQAWDENKILSALNLYMCYNEICPAVVIGSTPTEATALLSNGNKITITLDGVKWARTYINDNLQGPLPTTVSSVINTGQQIWVKKQNEQWVLSQIPSINGSLISINADNGQIKALIGGFNYNISKFNRATQAIRQIGSTIKPFIYTAALDKGLTMSTILNDAPIMRSNAGSDVWRPKNSPAVYQGPLRLRVGLSTSKNVMMVRTLRAIGVDYAADYLERFGFPRENISRHESLALGSASFTPLQVARAYSVIANGGYLITPYLIDRIEYSEGGIIYQHTPEIACRNCIDDDNKKQNDARINLDNVENATDSSGSDEPEQSKLKADDNILLPDSSISFDGLINQSGSTANAVNTNNSNIYAPHVISSEVAFIMKDALKSTVWGDPNGLWTGTAWRAKALGRKDIGGKTGTTNASKDVWFAGFGSNIVTTVWLGFDDHRRELGKARRDPLNNNSYIAAEGGAVTANPVWNDYMKIALKDVPEQQDIKPSSVVSVLIDKKTGLLAPQTGTDAIMEYFILGTEPTKYPTKEAGTKVTDDQGNTSELF, encoded by the coding sequence GTGAAGTTTTTAAACGTTCTTAAATTTTTACTAAAATTTGCTGTTGGTTGTATTTTATCCGGCATGGTCATTGCAATGGTTGGTTACTTCTACTATTCCAAAGATCTACCTGATGTATTGCAATTAAAAGATGTTAGGTTACAAACTCCAATGCAGGTTTTAAGTAATGATGGAGAGCTTATTGCCACATTTGGCGAACGTCGCAGAATGCCGCTAAAATATGAAGATATTCCGCCGGTTATGCTTCATGCTGTAATTGCTACAGAAGATTCTCGTTTTTATGAACACTATGGCGTCGATCCTGTTGGTATTTTACGTTCATTATATATTGGACTAAAACATGGTAGTTTTTCACAAGGTGGAAGTACTATTACCCAACAAGTCGCAAAAAATTTCTTCCTGACCCCTGAAAAAAGTATTGGTCGTAAAATCAGGGAAATGATTCTCGCTATTCGCATGGAAAAAGAGCTATCTAAAGAAGAAATTATTGTGCTTTACCTAAATATGATTAATTTTGGTTCGAGAGCCTATGGAATTGGCTCGGCAGCTTATACTTTTTTTGGAAAACAAGCAGATGAACTAACATTAAGTCAAGCGGCTCTTTTAGCTGGATTACCAAATGCCCCATCAGCTTATAATCCTATTTCATATCCAGAGAAAGCTTTGGTTAGACGAAACTGGGTATTGTATAGAATGCTTGACCAAGGTTTTATTACTAAAGAACAGTACGAACAAGCAATTATAGAACCATTAAATGTTAAATATCACATACCTAAAATTTCATTTTCAGCGCCTTATGTTGCAGAAATGGCCAGACAATTTATGTACGATAAATTTGGTGAAAAAGCCTATACTGATGGCTATAAAGTTTATACAACTATTTCTAAACTAGACCAAGTTGCTGCAACAGATGCTATTCACGATAATATCATTAATTATGATATGCGCCATGGCTACCATGGCCCTGAAAAAACACTATGGAAATCAGATGAACAAGCGTGGGATGAAAATAAAATTCTATCAGCTTTAAATCTCTATATGTGTTATAACGAGATCTGTCCTGCTGTGGTAATTGGATCAACGCCAACTGAAGCAACAGCGCTTTTATCAAATGGTAATAAAATTACAATAACCCTTGATGGCGTAAAATGGGCAAGAACATATATTAATGATAATCTTCAAGGCCCTTTACCTACAACGGTATCTTCTGTGATTAACACCGGGCAACAAATTTGGGTCAAGAAACAAAATGAGCAATGGGTACTGAGCCAAATACCAAGCATTAATGGTTCATTAATATCGATAAATGCTGATAATGGTCAAATAAAAGCATTGATAGGTGGTTTTAATTACAATATAAGTAAGTTTAACCGCGCTACGCAGGCCATCAGACAGATTGGTTCGACAATCAAACCATTTATTTATACTGCGGCCTTAGACAAAGGGCTAACGATGTCAACGATTCTTAATGATGCCCCAATTATGCGTAGTAATGCAGGTAGTGATGTTTGGCGTCCCAAAAACTCGCCGGCAGTCTATCAAGGGCCACTTCGATTAAGAGTTGGGCTAAGTACATCTAAAAATGTCATGATGGTTAGAACATTAAGAGCAATAGGTGTTGATTATGCAGCTGATTATCTTGAACGCTTTGGTTTTCCTCGAGAAAACATTTCACGACATGAATCGCTAGCTTTGGGCTCTGCTTCATTCACACCATTACAAGTAGCCAGAGCTTACTCTGTTATAGCTAATGGTGGATACTTAATAACGCCATACTTAATCGACCGAATCGAATATAGCGAAGGTGGAATAATTTATCAACATACGCCTGAAATAGCCTGTCGTAATTGCATCGATGATGATAATAAAAAACAAAACGATGCACGTATTAATCTAGACAATGTTGAAAATGCGACTGATTCATCGGGATCTGATGAGCCAGAACAATCGAAATTAAAAGCAGATGATAATATTTTATTGCCTGATTCAAGTATTTCATTTGATGGATTAATTAATCAAAGTGGCAGTACTGCAAACGCAGTAAATACAAATAATAGTAATATCTATGCTCCACATGTTATTAGTAGCGAAGTCGCTTTTATTATGAAAGATGCTCTAAAATCAACAGTATGGGGCGATCCAAATGGCCTTTGGACTGGTACAGCTTGGCGTGCCAAAGCTTTGGGTAGAAAAGATATTGGTGGGAAAACAGGTACCACAAATGCATCGAAAGACGTATGGTTTGCCGGATTTGGATCAAATATTGTAACGACTGTTTGGCTTGGATTTGATGATCATCGGCGCGAATTAGGAAAAGCTAGACGAGATCCATTAAATAATAATTCTTACATTGCAGCAGAAGGCGGCGCAGTTACTGCAAATCCTGTTTGGAACGATTACATGAAAATTGCGTTAAAAGATGTTCCTGAACAGCAAGACATTAAGCCATCATCAGTTGTATCTGTTTTAATCGATAAAAAAACAGGTTTACTTGCGCCGCAAACAGGTACAGATGCAATTATGGAGTATTTTATTTTGGGAACCGAGCCGACAAAATATCCAACTAAAGAGGCGGGTACAAAGGTTACTGATGATCAGGGTAATACATCTGAACTGTTTTAG
- a CDS encoding oxidative damage protection protein, with protein sequence MSRMIYCHFLKKEAQGIDFQLYPGELGKRIFNEISKEAWTLWMKKQTMLINEHKLNMMNPEHRKQIESEMVKFLFEGQDITIAGYTPQN encoded by the coding sequence ATGAGTAGAATGATTTATTGTCATTTTTTAAAAAAGGAAGCACAGGGTATTGATTTTCAGCTCTATCCTGGAGAACTTGGTAAACGAATTTTTAATGAAATATCCAAAGAGGCATGGACTTTATGGATGAAAAAACAAACGATGCTTATCAATGAACATAAACTTAATATGATGAATCCAGAGCATCGAAAACAAATTGAGAGTGAGATGGTCAAATTTTTATTTGAAGGGCAAGATATTACTATTGCCGGATATACTCCACAAAACTAA